A genomic stretch from Campylobacter lari subsp. concheus includes:
- a CDS encoding sodium-dependent transporter — protein sequence MNDKFSKIGFVLAVAGSAVGLGNAWKFPTLVGNNGGSAFVVVYLLLTLGVAFVIFLAELSIGKLSEKDPVNAYYTLAPKNKKAWSLAGFFMLGAIILVSFYSVVIGWIAKYAYFGFFELPKDTNEAGAIFGNLLSNDVLSQFVCFTFVFIVIFYVVSKGIKSGIEKLNVWMMPSLFILLILMLGYSFSMDGFSKASEFLFVPDFSKLSVNSILDALGLAFFSMSLGVCVILTYAASLPEKTNFISSALNIIIINTIIGLMMGLIVFTFIFEFGADPTQQGPGLIFISLTTLFAKLGFLGNVLAIAFFIALFFAGITSAISMIEPFTFYLINRYQISRKKALVFVGVIVYFLGSLSILSFYHVSAPSLNFFGKSFFDILDFFIQNLLMPISALITAFFVGFVLKKEALQILFQPFMRGVYFEIWYIFLRYISPLAVILIMARQLFF from the coding sequence ATGAATGATAAATTTTCTAAAATAGGTTTTGTATTAGCAGTGGCAGGTTCAGCTGTTGGGCTTGGAAATGCTTGGAAATTTCCAACTTTAGTGGGTAATAATGGCGGTTCAGCTTTTGTAGTGGTGTATTTACTTTTAACTTTGGGTGTGGCTTTTGTGATATTTTTAGCAGAACTTAGCATAGGAAAACTCAGCGAAAAAGATCCTGTAAATGCTTATTATACTTTAGCACCAAAAAATAAAAAAGCATGGTCACTTGCGGGATTTTTTATGCTTGGTGCTATTATTTTAGTGTCTTTTTATAGTGTTGTTATAGGTTGGATAGCAAAATATGCTTATTTTGGGTTTTTTGAACTACCTAAAGATACAAATGAAGCAGGTGCTATTTTTGGAAATTTACTTTCTAATGATGTTTTATCTCAATTTGTATGCTTTACTTTTGTGTTTATAGTGATTTTTTATGTAGTATCAAAAGGTATTAAAAGCGGTATAGAAAAGCTTAATGTTTGGATGATGCCAAGCTTATTTATATTACTTATTTTAATGCTTGGATATTCTTTTAGTATGGATGGTTTTTCCAAGGCAAGTGAGTTTTTGTTTGTACCTGATTTTTCAAAATTAAGTGTTAATTCTATATTAGATGCACTAGGGCTTGCATTTTTTAGTATGTCTTTGGGTGTTTGTGTGATTTTAACTTACGCAGCAAGCTTGCCTGAAAAAACAAATTTTATAAGTAGTGCTTTAAATATTATCATCATTAATACTATCATTGGCTTAATGATGGGACTTATTGTGTTTACTTTTATATTTGAATTTGGGGCTGATCCTACCCAACAAGGTCCAGGGCTTATATTTATATCATTAACAACACTTTTTGCAAAATTAGGATTTTTAGGAAATGTTTTAGCTATAGCTTTTTTTATAGCTTTGTTTTTTGCAGGGATTACTTCAGCTATTTCCATGATAGAACCTTTTACTTTTTATCTTATAAATCGTTATCAAATTTCAAGAAAAAAAGCTTTGGTTTTTGTAGGTGTGATTGTTTATTTTCTTGGAAGTTTATCTATACTTTCTTTTTATCATGTAAGCGCGCCAAGCTTAAATTTCTTTGGAAAAAGTTTTTTTGATATTTTAGACTTTTTCATACAAAATTTATTAATGCCAATTTCTGCTTTAATTACAGCATTTTTTGTGGGTTTTGTACTTAAAAAAGAAGCTTTGCAAATTTTATTTCAGCCATTTATGCGTGGGGTATATTTTGAAATTTGGTATATCTTTTTAAGATATATTTCTCCATTAGCAGTGATTTTAATCATGGCTAGACAACTTTTTTTCTAA
- a CDS encoding sodium-dependent transporter, with the protein MNNKFSKIGFVLAVAGSAVGLGNAWKFPTLVGQNGGSAFVLLYLLLTLGVGFVIFLAELSIGKLSEKDPVNAYYTLAPKHKRAWSIVGFSLIGAILIVSFYSVIIGWIVRYAYFGFFPLPKSIEESGAIFGNLLSNDVLSQFVCFTFVFIVIFYVVSKGIKSGIEKLNVWMMPSLFILLILMLGYSFSMDGFSKASEFLFSPDFSKLGVGAFLSALGLACFSLSIGVGSIITYSASLPDKTNFITSTINIIIINIIIGIMMGLIVFTFMFEFNGDPAQQGPGLIFVSLMSLFSNIDPIGFLPLGNILAIAFFIALFFAGITSAVSMIEPFAFYLINRYQISRKKALVFIAFIVYFLGSLCILSGIEWSKDSLEFFGKSFFDILDFVASNLMMPLGGLFGAIFVGFVLKKEALQTLFYPYMRGKYFECWYFFVRYISPLAVILIMVKQLFF; encoded by the coding sequence ATGAATAATAAATTTTCTAAAATTGGTTTTGTATTAGCAGTGGCAGGTTCAGCTGTTGGGCTTGGAAATGCTTGGAAGTTTCCAACTTTAGTAGGACAAAATGGTGGTTCAGCCTTTGTGCTTTTATATTTGCTTTTGACTTTGGGTGTAGGTTTTGTAATATTTTTAGCAGAACTTAGCATAGGAAAACTTAGTGAAAAAGATCCTGTAAATGCTTATTATACTTTAGCGCCAAAACATAAAAGAGCGTGGTCTATAGTCGGTTTTTCTTTAATAGGTGCCATTTTGATTGTTTCTTTTTATAGTGTGATTATAGGATGGATTGTGAGGTATGCTTATTTTGGATTTTTTCCTTTACCAAAAAGCATAGAAGAAAGTGGTGCTATTTTTGGAAATTTACTTTCTAATGATGTTTTATCTCAATTTGTATGCTTTACTTTTGTGTTTATAGTGATTTTTTATGTAGTATCAAAAGGTATTAAAAGCGGTATAGAAAAGCTTAATGTTTGGATGATGCCAAGCTTATTTATATTACTTATTTTAATGCTTGGATATTCTTTTAGTATGGATGGTTTTTCTAAGGCGAGTGAGTTTTTGTTTTCTCCTGATTTTTCTAAACTCGGAGTAGGAGCATTTTTGAGTGCATTGGGTCTTGCTTGTTTTTCTTTATCTATCGGAGTGGGTTCAATTATAACTTATTCTGCAAGTTTACCTGATAAAACAAATTTCATTACAAGTACTATTAATATTATAATTATTAATATTATCATTGGTATTATGATGGGACTGATTGTATTTACTTTTATGTTTGAATTTAATGGAGATCCAGCTCAACAAGGTCCAGGTTTGATTTTTGTATCTTTGATGAGTTTATTTTCAAATATTGATCCAATAGGCTTTTTGCCTTTGGGAAATATTTTAGCTATAGCTTTTTTTATAGCTTTATTTTTTGCAGGAATTACTTCGGCGGTTTCTATGATAGAACCTTTTGCTTTTTATCTTATAAATCGTTATCAAATTTCAAGAAAAAAAGCTTTGGTTTTTATAGCTTTCATTGTATATTTTTTAGGAAGTTTATGTATTTTATCAGGAATTGAGTGGAGTAAAGATTCTTTAGAATTTTTTGGAAAAAGTTTTTTTGATATATTAGATTTTGTAGCTTCAAATTTAATGATGCCTTTGGGCGGATTATTTGGTGCAATTTTCGTAGGTTTTGTGCTTAAAAAAGAGGCTTTGCAAACTTTATTTTATCCTTATATGAGGGGTAAATACTTTGAGTGCTGGTATTTTTTTGTAAGATATATCTCACCTTTAGCGGTGATTTTAATCATGGTAAAACAATTATTTTTTTAA
- a CDS encoding F0F1 ATP synthase subunit C, which translates to MKKIVFLMLALSGFAFAAEGSMNQWLASFSILAAGLGLGVAALGGAIGMGNTAAATIAGTARNPGLGGKLMTTMFIALAMIEAQVIYALVIALIALYANPFQALVAA; encoded by the coding sequence ATGAAAAAAATCGTATTTTTAATGCTAGCTTTAAGTGGTTTTGCATTTGCAGCCGAAGGTTCTATGAATCAATGGTTAGCTTCTTTTTCTATCTTAGCAGCAGGTTTAGGACTTGGTGTTGCAGCTTTAGGTGGTGCTATTGGTATGGGTAATACTGCAGCAGCAACTATAGCAGGTACTGCTAGAAACCCTGGTCTTGGTGGTAAATTAATGACTACTATGTTTATTGCTTTAGCGATGATTGAAGCTCAAGTTATTTATGCACTTGTTATTGCTCTTATCGCTCTTTATGCTAACCCATTCCAAGCATTAGTAGCAGCTTAA
- the cetZ gene encoding energy taxis response protein CetZ yields the protein MFVNKKKINEQITQLEQSNQSFQDILNAISKTMAMIEFQTDGTIISANENFLKTMNYSLDEIKGKHHSMFCLPEVVKSQHYSDFWKDLKSGKSRNGLFRRIAKGGKDIYLEANYLPILDQNNKIYKVIKFANDITQRHYEMLDLKNTIDAANRSMAIIEFNPYGEILNANENFTQTMGYSLSEIKGKHHSMFCEEKFRNSKEYTIFWEELRSGKFQSGKFIRFGKNNKLIHLEASYNPIKNDDGKIYKVIKFATDITEQVVRDEEKLKLISELAEQNDNLTQEGDSVIENTVQNIQNIAEMMNNSSNLVSSLNEQSEEIKNIIQTISDIADQTNLLALNAAIEAARAGEHGRGFAVVADEVRNLAERTGHSVNEITTTINSIRNVTAEVVQSIKDGLSGVNQSVDLAKEARECMEKIRNSSAQVAQAMQDK from the coding sequence ATGTTTGTCAATAAGAAAAAAATCAATGAGCAAATTACTCAATTAGAACAATCTAATCAATCTTTTCAAGATATACTTAATGCTATAAGTAAAACTATGGCGATGATAGAATTTCAAACAGATGGAACCATCATTAGTGCTAATGAAAATTTTCTAAAAACTATGAATTACTCTCTAGATGAAATTAAAGGAAAACACCATAGTATGTTTTGCTTACCTGAGGTAGTAAAGTCTCAACATTATAGTGATTTTTGGAAAGATTTAAAAAGTGGTAAATCAAGAAATGGTCTTTTTAGACGCATCGCAAAGGGAGGAAAAGACATTTATCTTGAAGCTAATTATCTTCCTATTTTAGATCAAAATAACAAAATATACAAGGTTATTAAATTTGCCAATGACATTACTCAAAGACACTATGAGATGCTTGATTTAAAAAATACCATAGATGCGGCTAATCGTTCTATGGCGATTATTGAATTTAATCCTTATGGAGAAATTCTAAATGCTAATGAAAATTTCACTCAAACAATGGGTTATTCACTAAGCGAAATCAAAGGAAAACACCATAGTATGTTTTGCGAGGAAAAGTTTAGAAACTCAAAAGAATATACAATTTTTTGGGAAGAATTAAGAAGTGGTAAATTTCAATCAGGAAAATTTATACGCTTTGGTAAAAATAATAAACTAATCCACCTAGAAGCAAGTTATAATCCTATTAAAAATGATGATGGAAAAATTTATAAAGTTATTAAATTTGCAACAGATATTACCGAGCAGGTTGTAAGAGATGAGGAAAAATTAAAGCTCATTAGTGAGCTTGCAGAACAAAATGATAATTTAACCCAAGAAGGTGATAGTGTTATAGAAAATACAGTTCAAAATATTCAAAATATTGCTGAGATGATGAATAATAGTAGTAATTTAGTTTCATCATTAAATGAACAATCAGAAGAAATTAAAAATATCATTCAAACCATTAGTGATATAGCAGATCAAACCAATCTTTTAGCGCTAAATGCTGCCATAGAAGCAGCACGTGCCGGAGAACATGGACGTGGTTTTGCTGTGGTTGCTGATGAAGTTAGAAATCTAGCTGAAAGAACTGGACATTCAGTAAATGAAATTACTACCACCATTAATTCTATCAGAAATGTAACAGCTGAAGTGGTACAAAGTATAAAAGATGGCTTAAGTGGTGTAAATCAAAGCGTGGATTTAGCTAAAGAAGCCAGAGAATGCATGGAAAAAATTAGAAATAGCTCAGCTCAAGTAGCACAAGCTATGCAGGATAAATAA
- a CDS encoding metal-dependent hydrolase, producing the protein MIIKNAKIYGEQVLDLKIEDGKITQITNDLNDDEYIIDIKGKTLLPSFIDLNVSLLDNEFSIDKLYDLEKACLKGGVGTIVLKDSLEVNTQGYALYFDKLKSLDINILPTINVLDKTEKLKNIATLIDMGAKGLELSSTLGANYLRQCMQYANMKSTPVFLKCFDESFDDHGVMNDGQTSFELGLIGISDIAETSEVVKMKELVEFYKNKACFNSLAIARSFELLHDQYSEISIHHLIKDESACENFNTQAKILPPLRAKNELISLKKLLQDKKITFLSSLHTPSTKKDLAFDEADFGVNAIAIYMSLCFTYLVKEGILTWKELCDFTSYNQAQFLGLNKGKIELGFDADLVVFEENLSFKGKGLYANDTLQGKVEKSFIAGKVFSF; encoded by the coding sequence ATGATTATCAAAAATGCAAAAATTTACGGTGAACAAGTACTTGATCTTAAAATAGAAGATGGAAAAATCACTCAAATTACTAATGATTTAAATGATGATGAGTATATTATTGATATAAAAGGCAAGACTTTACTTCCTTCGTTTATTGATTTAAATGTTAGTTTACTTGATAATGAATTTAGTATAGATAAATTATATGATCTTGAAAAAGCATGCTTAAAAGGTGGGGTAGGGACTATTGTTTTAAAAGATAGTTTAGAAGTTAACACTCAAGGTTATGCACTTTATTTTGATAAGTTAAAATCTTTAGATATTAATATTTTGCCTACTATTAATGTATTAGATAAAACAGAAAAATTAAAAAATATTGCTACCTTAATTGATATGGGTGCAAAAGGTTTGGAGCTTTCAAGTACTTTAGGTGCAAATTATTTAAGACAGTGTATGCAATATGCTAATATGAAATCAACTCCGGTGTTTTTAAAGTGTTTTGATGAGAGTTTTGATGATCATGGGGTAATGAATGATGGACAAACAAGCTTTGAATTAGGACTTATAGGAATCAGCGATATAGCTGAGACTAGTGAAGTAGTAAAAATGAAAGAATTAGTAGAGTTTTATAAAAACAAAGCTTGTTTTAACTCTTTAGCAATTGCAAGATCATTTGAATTATTACATGATCAATATAGTGAAATTTCAATTCATCATTTAATCAAAGATGAAAGTGCTTGCGAAAATTTCAATACTCAAGCAAAAATTTTACCTCCACTAAGAGCAAAAAATGAATTAATAAGTCTTAAAAAATTACTTCAAGATAAAAAAATTACTTTCTTAAGCTCTTTGCATACTCCTAGCACTAAAAAAGATTTAGCTTTTGATGAAGCAGATTTTGGAGTTAATGCTATAGCTATATATATGAGTTTATGTTTTACATATTTAGTAAAAGAAGGTATTTTAACTTGGAAAGAATTATGTGATTTTACAAGTTATAATCAAGCGCAATTTTTAGGATTAAACAAAGGTAAAATAGAACTTGGTTTTGATGCTGATTTAGTTGTATTTGAAGAAAATCTTTCTTTTAAAGGGAAAGGTTTATATGCAAATGATACCTTGCAAGGTAAGGTAGAAAAAAGCTTTATAGCGGGAAAGGTTTTTAGCTTTTAA
- a CDS encoding NAD(P)H-dependent glycerol-3-phosphate dehydrogenase gives MKIAVIGAGKWGSALYDALSVKNECVITSFRKKDLSYFVSTKEALGYEYLVFALYAQGIHEWLVNNFKDLNQKILVASKGIDCKSLKFMDEVFGGFISSDRLCFLSGPSFASEVLEKKPCALVISGKNQELCNEFASFFPNYIKTYTSSDVKGAEICGAYKNVLAIASGVCDGLKLGNNARASLVSRGLVEMHRFGQFFSAKEETFLGLSGAGDLFLTASSNLSRNYRVGLSLASDKNIKDILMELGEVAEGVQTAYAIHALSKQFQIYTPIVNEVVLMLEGKNAWESLKDLMSSKEEIS, from the coding sequence ATGAAAATAGCAGTTATTGGTGCAGGAAAATGGGGAAGTGCTTTATATGATGCATTGAGTGTTAAAAATGAATGTGTGATAACTTCTTTTCGCAAAAAAGATCTTTCTTATTTTGTTAGCACCAAAGAAGCTTTAGGGTATGAATATTTAGTTTTTGCTTTATATGCTCAAGGAATACATGAGTGGCTTGTAAATAATTTTAAAGATTTAAATCAAAAAATTCTTGTAGCTTCTAAGGGTATTGATTGCAAAAGTTTAAAATTTATGGATGAGGTTTTTGGTGGGTTCATAAGTAGTGATAGACTTTGTTTTTTAAGTGGACCTTCTTTTGCAAGTGAAGTGCTAGAAAAAAAACCTTGTGCTTTGGTTATTAGCGGTAAAAATCAAGAACTTTGCAATGAATTTGCAAGTTTTTTTCCAAATTATATTAAAACTTATACCAGTTCTGATGTTAAAGGTGCTGAAATTTGTGGTGCTTATAAGAATGTTTTAGCAATTGCAAGCGGGGTTTGCGACGGCTTAAAATTAGGTAATAATGCAAGAGCTTCTTTGGTTTCAAGAGGCTTAGTGGAAATGCACCGTTTTGGGCAGTTTTTTAGCGCTAAAGAAGAAACATTTTTAGGACTTAGTGGAGCTGGAGATTTATTTTTAACAGCTTCTAGTAATCTATCAAGAAATTATAGGGTAGGTTTGAGTTTGGCTAGTGATAAAAATATAAAAGATATTTTAATGGAGCTTGGAGAGGTAGCCGAAGGAGTGCAAACTGCTTATGCTATACATGCCTTATCAAAGCAATTTCAAATTTATACTCCGATTGTTAATGAAGTGGTTTTAATGCTAGAGGGTAAGAATGCCTGGGAGTCTTTGAAAGATTTGATGTCATCAAAGGAGGAAATATCATGA
- the gatB gene encoding Asp-tRNA(Asn)/Glu-tRNA(Gln) amidotransferase subunit GatB → MFEVVIGLEVHAQLNTKTKIFCSCATSFGEKSNTNVCPTCLALPGALPVLNQEAVKKAIAFGKAVNATINKKSIFNRKNYFYPDLPKAYQISQFDIPIVENGELFINVNGENKRIGITRAHLEEDAGKNIHESNFSKVDLNRAGTPLLEIVSEPELRSSDEAVAYLKKLHSIIRFLDISDANMQEGSFRCDANVSIRPKGDDKLYTRVEIKNLNSFRFIQKAIEYEVKRQSEAWEDGKYDQEVVQETRLFDTVNLVTRSMRGKEDSAEYRYFPDPDLLPVILDDEMLSQDIPELPDEKKARFISELGVKESDSEVIVSSLELCRYFEYLIDQKLNPKLCVTWLTTELMGLLKGELTIENSPIKQEKLAVLIKRIEEGVISAKAGKDILAYVFENTEVEIDDAIEKLGLKQVSDDGAIEKIVDEILANNEDKVAEYKSGKDKLFGFFVGQAMKAGKGAFNPAKVNEILKSKLG, encoded by the coding sequence ATGTTTGAAGTTGTTATAGGACTTGAAGTTCATGCACAATTAAATACCAAAACAAAAATCTTTTGCTCATGTGCAACTTCTTTTGGAGAAAAATCAAATACTAATGTATGCCCAACATGTTTAGCTTTACCGGGTGCTTTGCCTGTATTAAATCAAGAAGCAGTGAAAAAAGCTATAGCATTTGGAAAAGCAGTTAATGCAACTATAAATAAAAAAAGTATTTTTAATAGAAAAAATTATTTTTATCCTGATTTACCAAAAGCTTACCAAATTTCGCAATTTGATATTCCTATAGTAGAAAATGGTGAACTGTTTATTAATGTAAATGGAGAAAATAAACGCATAGGTATTACTAGAGCTCATTTAGAAGAAGATGCAGGAAAAAATATACATGAAAGTAATTTTTCAAAAGTAGATTTAAATAGAGCAGGCACGCCTTTGCTTGAAATCGTTAGCGAGCCGGAACTTAGAAGTTCTGATGAAGCAGTGGCTTATTTGAAAAAACTTCATTCTATTATAAGATTTTTAGATATTTCAGATGCAAATATGCAAGAAGGTAGTTTTAGATGTGATGCTAATGTTAGTATTCGTCCAAAGGGTGATGATAAACTTTATACTAGAGTGGAGATTAAAAATTTAAATTCATTCCGTTTTATCCAAAAGGCGATTGAGTATGAAGTAAAACGCCAAAGTGAAGCTTGGGAAGATGGAAAATACGATCAAGAAGTTGTGCAAGAAACAAGATTATTTGATACGGTTAATTTAGTTACTAGAAGTATGAGAGGCAAGGAAGATTCTGCCGAATATAGATATTTCCCTGATCCTGATCTTTTACCTGTAATTTTAGATGATGAAATGCTAAGTCAAGATATACCAGAACTTCCTGATGAGAAAAAAGCTAGATTTATTAGTGAATTAGGTGTTAAAGAAAGTGATAGTGAAGTGATTGTTTCTTCATTAGAACTTTGTAGGTATTTTGAGTATTTAATTGATCAAAAATTAAACCCAAAACTTTGTGTTACTTGGCTTACGACTGAGTTAATGGGACTTTTAAAAGGTGAGTTAACTATAGAAAACTCACCTATAAAACAAGAAAAATTAGCTGTTTTAATCAAACGTATAGAAGAAGGTGTTATTAGTGCTAAAGCAGGTAAGGATATTTTAGCTTATGTGTTTGAAAATACAGAAGTTGAAATTGATGATGCTATTGAAAAACTTGGTTTAAAACAGGTCAGCGATGATGGTGCTATTGAAAAGATTGTTGATGAAATTTTAGCAAACAATGAAGATAAGGTAGCTGAATATAAAAGTGGTAAAGATAAACTTTTTGGTTTCTTTGTCGGTCAGGCAATGAAAGCAGGCAAGGGTGCATTTAATCCTGCTAAGGTAAATGAAATTTTAAAATCAAAACTTGGTTAA
- a CDS encoding F0F1 ATP synthase subunit A, which produces MKDLFLFSSFIDSSHTFAYFFHLGIVVVISLILAKLATRSMQIVPRGSQNLAEAYMEGILSMGRDTMGSDEAARKYLPLVATIGFMVFFSNIIGIIPGFEAPSASLNFSASLAIIVFVYYHFEGIRTQGFFKYFAHFMGPVKILAPLMFPIEVVSHFSRVISLSFRLFGNIKGDDLFLAVILALVPWVAPLPAYMLLTFMAFLQSFIFMILTYVYLAGATVVDEHH; this is translated from the coding sequence ATGAAAGATTTATTTTTATTTAGTTCTTTTATAGATTCTAGTCACACTTTTGCATACTTTTTTCATTTGGGTATAGTGGTTGTGATTTCTTTGATTTTAGCAAAACTTGCTACAAGATCCATGCAAATTGTCCCAAGAGGTAGTCAGAATTTAGCTGAAGCTTATATGGAAGGCATTTTAAGCATGGGTAGAGATACCATGGGTAGTGATGAAGCTGCTAGAAAATACTTGCCTTTAGTTGCAACTATAGGTTTTATGGTGTTTTTTAGTAATATCATAGGAATCATACCAGGTTTTGAAGCTCCAAGTGCTAGTTTAAATTTTAGCGCTTCTTTGGCTATTATAGTATTTGTGTATTATCATTTTGAAGGCATTAGAACTCAAGGATTTTTTAAGTATTTTGCACATTTTATGGGGCCTGTTAAAATTCTAGCACCTTTAATGTTTCCTATAGAAGTGGTTTCTCATTTTTCAAGAGTTATTTCTTTATCTTTCCGTTTATTTGGTAATATTAAAGGAGATGATTTATTCTTAGCAGTTATTTTAGCTCTTGTGCCTTGGGTTGCACCACTACCTGCTTATATGCTTTTAACTTTTATGGCATTTTTACAATCTTTTATTTTTATGATTTTAACTTATGTTTATTTAGCAGGTGCAACTGTAGTTGATGAACATCATTAA